Below is a window of Rhodoglobus vestalii DNA.
GACCTCCAGATAGCCGACCTGACTGAACCAGAGGACATCTGCATAGAGGTTGGAGAACAAGAAGAAGGCAACGACGATTACGGCAAGAATTATCGCCGTAATCGTAAACGCGGTTCTCGTTTTGTTCGGCGGGGCTGATTTGGTTTGGCTCGACACTGTACCTTGCTCCTGAAATTGGGGGCCTAGCGATATCTTAAAGGTCTTTTATGGGCGAGAAGCTGATAATCGCTCTCAGCGTCGCGCGTCAGCGCTCAAATAACGGCGATCAACTCGATTCACACGACGGAAGCCCCGCGCCACTCAGGCCAGCACGGATGCTAGCAAGCGCAACGAGGGCATCGTTGAGGTCGTCGATTGCGTAGACGGTGAGGTCGTCGGGAATGTTGCCCGTGACCTCATCACAGTTTTCTATGGGCGCAAAAAAGAAGTCGACGCCGGCGTTGCTAGCACCGTACATTTTTTGCTGGATTCCGCCAATGGGTCCGACGTCTCCGGTCGCGGTAATCGTTCCCGTTCCCGCAACCACTTCTCCGCCGTTGATGGCACCGGGCGTGAGCCTGTCGATGATGCCGAGAGCGAACATCATGCCGGCGCTCGGACCACCCACATTTTCCAGCTGAATTTTGACATCGACGGGGAAGTTGTATGCGCTGCCGACGACGACACCAATGATCGCTATCGGGTCATCACCCTCAGACATCGTGGGAGTAATCTCGGCGGTCTGCTCTTCGCCCTCACGTTCAAAAATGACGATGGCGGCAGTGGTCGTGCCGTTGTCGGCAATCTCGTCACGAAGACCTGCCACGTCGCCGAAAGTTTCGTCATTGACGGAACGGATGATGTCGCCCGCTTGCAGCACGCCATCCGAAGGGCCACCCGAACTCGTCTCGGCAACCGTGAGAGTGGCGTCAAACTCGTACTCCAAATTAGACAGCGCCGCGGCAATTGCTTCTTGCTGTGAGCTTTCCATCTGGATGCGACCAGCCTCGGTCGAATCTTCGATCGTCACACCGGGAGGAAAGACAGCTTCGACCGGAACGATTGCGCGACTGGGATCAAAGAAAGCAGCGCCAACCTCGAACCAGCTCAAGGGCGATTCAGGGTTTCCCTGCACATTCACGGTCAGCATGTCGAGCGCGCCCTTGGTGGGATAGGTCGTCTCCACCGGGATCTGGATGAGCGGCACAAGATCGCCGTCGATCTCCACGTCACCCAGAGTGTCGTAGACGGGACCCGGTTGCTCGACGATGTAAGGCGACGGAACGAGCGTTGCCAACAGCGTACCGACGAGCGCAACACTGAGAATCAGCCATCCCACCCAACCGCTTCGGGCGCGCCAAGACGAAGGTTCGGGACGATTGTCAGTAAAGAGGGCCACTAAATCCTTACAGGGTGGAAGCGGTGTTCGCCACAGGCGCACGGTAAGGGTTCCTAGCCTAGGTCAAAACTCAGCCGCACACGGCATCGAGCGACTAGCGTTAATGAATGGCTGATGATGCTGAGAACAATTCTGAAGACGAGTTCCGCGACATGATGCGCGAGTTTCTCTCCGGCGATGGAGACATCGATCCTGCGAAACTCGCCGCAGCCGCCGGTCTACCCAATGATCCCGCGATGATCCGGCACCTGCTCGATCAACTTCAGAGCGCAATGGCCACAAGCGGCGACGGAATCAACTGGGACATCGCGCTCGAGCAGGCAAAAAACCTTGCCGCTCAAAGCACGGTCGTCTCGCTGCCTGCAGAGCGATCCAAACTAGAACAATCGCTTCACGTTGCATCCCTCTGGCTCAATGACGTCACCGACATCTCTGAACTCACCACCGAACCGAAGCTGCTCAGCCGCAGCGAATGGGTCACCCTCACGATGCCCATCTGGACTCAGCTTGCCGAACCCGTCGCTAATTCAATCGCCAACTCACTCACCGAGGTTCTCGAGCAAAACACGCCGGAAGAGATGAATGAGATGCTCAGCGGCGCCAGCAAAATGATGCGCAACATCGGTGGCACCCTAT
It encodes the following:
- a CDS encoding YlbL family protein; the protein is MGWLILSVALVGTLLATLVPSPYIVEQPGPVYDTLGDVEIDGDLVPLIQIPVETTYPTKGALDMLTVNVQGNPESPLSWFEVGAAFFDPSRAIVPVEAVFPPGVTIEDSTEAGRIQMESSQQEAIAAALSNLEYEFDATLTVAETSSGGPSDGVLQAGDIIRSVNDETFGDVAGLRDEIADNGTTTAAIVIFEREGEEQTAEITPTMSEGDDPIAIIGVVVGSAYNFPVDVKIQLENVGGPSAGMMFALGIIDRLTPGAINGGEVVAGTGTITATGDVGPIGGIQQKMYGASNAGVDFFFAPIENCDEVTGNIPDDLTVYAIDDLNDALVALASIRAGLSGAGLPSCESS